In a genomic window of Phaenicophaeus curvirostris isolate KB17595 chromosome Z, BPBGC_Pcur_1.0, whole genome shotgun sequence:
- the PAIP1 gene encoding polyadenylate-binding protein-interacting protein 1 isoform X2, which yields MDLGSQSSLNKHLQQRGMPSGSQDKVSGPDSGPEMAEPQVSVVPVVTSKLSAKAPEFYPSGYNTNFDQNVADCSFEDGYLTLAEYVQDFLNHLTEQPGCFETEIEQFAETLNCWVTTDEALRELVELIYQQATSVPNFSYMGARLCNYLSHHLTISPQSGNFRQLLLQRCRTEYENRNQATKGDEITRKQFHAFVLFLAELYLNLEIKGTKGQVTRAEILQEGLRELLNALFSNPVDSNLICAVKLLKLTGSVLEDAWKEKGKNDMEEMIQRIENVVLDANCSRDVKHMLLKLVELRSSNWGRVYGTSSHTEATPENDPNYFMNEPTFYTPDGVPFTAADPDYQEKYQELLEREDLFPDYEENGTDLSGPGDPYFDDIDDEMDPEIEEAYEKFCLESEHRGKQ from the exons ATGGATCTGGGATCACAATCCAGTCTAAACA AACACCTTCAACAAAGGGGAATGCCATCTGGATCACAAGATAAAGTTTCAGGCCCTGATTCTGGACCAGAAATGGCTGAACCTCAGGTGTCTGTGGTTCCTGTGGTAACATCCAAGTTGTCGGCAAAAGCACCTGAGTTTTACCCATCAGGATACAATACAAACTTCGATCAGAACGTCGCA GATTGTTCATTTGAAGATGGCTATCTGACCTTGGCAGAATATGTACAAGACTTCCTGAATCACCTCACCGAGCAACCAGGctgttttgaaactgaaatagAGCAGTTTGCTGAAACACTGAATTGCTGGGTCACTACAGATGAAGCTTTGCGAGAACTGGTTGAACTCATCTATCAGCAG gcCACATCTGTCCCAAATTTTTCCTACATGGGAGCACGGCTGTGTAACTATCTATCCCACCACCTAACCATTAGTCCACAAAGTGGGAACTTCCGGCAGTTGCTACTTCAAAG GTGTCGAACAGagtatgaaaacagaaatcaagCTACCAAAGGAGATGAGATTACTCGAAAACAATTTCATGCCTTTGTGCTGTTCTTAGCTgaactttaccttaacttagaG attaaaggAACGAAGGGACAAGTAACACGAGCAGAAATTCTTCAAGAAGGCCTTCGGGAATTACTGAATGCTCTGTTCTCTAATCCTGTGGACAGTAATTTGATATGTGCAGTGAAACTGCTGAAG TTGACAGGCTCAGTTTTAGAAGATgcatggaaggaaaaagggaagaatgaTATGGAGGAAATGATTCAGAGAATTGAAAATGTTGTGTTGGATGCAAACTGTAGCAG agATGTGAAACACATGCTTTTGAAACTAGTAGAATTGCGATCAAGTAACTGGGGTAGAGTTTATGGAACTTCTTCACATACAGAAGCTACCCCTGAAAAtgacccaaactattttatg AATGAACCAACATTTTACACTCCTGATGGTGTTCCTTTCACGGCAGCAGATCCAG ATTACCAAGAAAAATACCAAGAGTTGCTTGAAAGAGAAGATTTGTTTCCAGATtatgaagaaaatggaacagATTTATCAGGACCGGGAGATCc gtattttGATGACATTGATGATGAGATGGATCCGGAAATTGAGGAAGCATATGAAAAATTCTGTCTAGAATCCGAACATAGGGGGAAACAGTGA
- the PAIP1 gene encoding polyadenylate-binding protein-interacting protein 1 isoform X1: MSESLERALGAGRGRGWGRGWGRGRGGAGEGGGARPGRGAGAAEEQRQRSGGLIPQQEPLRPPKTAPLGARIAEHLQQRGMPSGSQDKVSGPDSGPEMAEPQVSVVPVVTSKLSAKAPEFYPSGYNTNFDQNVADCSFEDGYLTLAEYVQDFLNHLTEQPGCFETEIEQFAETLNCWVTTDEALRELVELIYQQATSVPNFSYMGARLCNYLSHHLTISPQSGNFRQLLLQRCRTEYENRNQATKGDEITRKQFHAFVLFLAELYLNLEIKGTKGQVTRAEILQEGLRELLNALFSNPVDSNLICAVKLLKLTGSVLEDAWKEKGKNDMEEMIQRIENVVLDANCSRDVKHMLLKLVELRSSNWGRVYGTSSHTEATPENDPNYFMNEPTFYTPDGVPFTAADPDYQEKYQELLEREDLFPDYEENGTDLSGPGDPYFDDIDDEMDPEIEEAYEKFCLESEHRGKQ, encoded by the exons ATGTCGGAGAGCTTGGAGCGAGCTCTCGGCGCcggccggggccggggctggGGCCGGGGCTggggccggggccgcggcgGCGCTGGCGAGGGCGGCGGGGCCCGGCCCGGGCGCGGCGCGGGCGCGGCCGAGGAGCAGCGGCAGCGGTCGGGCGGCCTCATCCCGCAGCAGGAGCCGCTGCGGCCTCCCAAGACCGCGCCGCTGGGCGCCAGAATCGCAG AACACCTTCAACAAAGGGGAATGCCATCTGGATCACAAGATAAAGTTTCAGGCCCTGATTCTGGACCAGAAATGGCTGAACCTCAGGTGTCTGTGGTTCCTGTGGTAACATCCAAGTTGTCGGCAAAAGCACCTGAGTTTTACCCATCAGGATACAATACAAACTTCGATCAGAACGTCGCA GATTGTTCATTTGAAGATGGCTATCTGACCTTGGCAGAATATGTACAAGACTTCCTGAATCACCTCACCGAGCAACCAGGctgttttgaaactgaaatagAGCAGTTTGCTGAAACACTGAATTGCTGGGTCACTACAGATGAAGCTTTGCGAGAACTGGTTGAACTCATCTATCAGCAG gcCACATCTGTCCCAAATTTTTCCTACATGGGAGCACGGCTGTGTAACTATCTATCCCACCACCTAACCATTAGTCCACAAAGTGGGAACTTCCGGCAGTTGCTACTTCAAAG GTGTCGAACAGagtatgaaaacagaaatcaagCTACCAAAGGAGATGAGATTACTCGAAAACAATTTCATGCCTTTGTGCTGTTCTTAGCTgaactttaccttaacttagaG attaaaggAACGAAGGGACAAGTAACACGAGCAGAAATTCTTCAAGAAGGCCTTCGGGAATTACTGAATGCTCTGTTCTCTAATCCTGTGGACAGTAATTTGATATGTGCAGTGAAACTGCTGAAG TTGACAGGCTCAGTTTTAGAAGATgcatggaaggaaaaagggaagaatgaTATGGAGGAAATGATTCAGAGAATTGAAAATGTTGTGTTGGATGCAAACTGTAGCAG agATGTGAAACACATGCTTTTGAAACTAGTAGAATTGCGATCAAGTAACTGGGGTAGAGTTTATGGAACTTCTTCACATACAGAAGCTACCCCTGAAAAtgacccaaactattttatg AATGAACCAACATTTTACACTCCTGATGGTGTTCCTTTCACGGCAGCAGATCCAG ATTACCAAGAAAAATACCAAGAGTTGCTTGAAAGAGAAGATTTGTTTCCAGATtatgaagaaaatggaacagATTTATCAGGACCGGGAGATCc gtattttGATGACATTGATGATGAGATGGATCCGGAAATTGAGGAAGCATATGAAAAATTCTGTCTAGAATCCGAACATAGGGGGAAACAGTGA